One stretch of Ornithinimicrobium ciconiae DNA includes these proteins:
- a CDS encoding glycosyltransferase family 2 protein, with protein sequence MHPQLSVVVPMYQEQEVLPLFVERLRPVLDGLATPYEVVAVDDGSRDQTPVLLQRYRREWPELRILRLRANSGHQAAISAGLMGARGDWVVTLDADLQDPPEVIAQMLALARAESVDVVYGVRTDRSSDSVFKRLSAKVFYAGMRRAGATDLPDNAGDYRLMSRATVDAVNALPEHHRVLRLVIPSLGFPSASVGYVREVRAAGRSKYPIAKMVRLSVDSLTGFSLTPLRLATWFGLGGFLAAVGLLLYALVAKLTGLTVAGWTSTVVIVAAVGAVQLLCLGIMGEYVGRIYTTLQRRPTYYVAHDSLTGQDSRTAAGGAVNRAGELSRTPTPPARD encoded by the coding sequence ATGCACCCGCAGCTGTCCGTCGTCGTGCCGATGTATCAGGAGCAGGAGGTCCTGCCCCTGTTCGTCGAACGGCTGCGCCCGGTGTTGGACGGTTTGGCCACTCCCTACGAGGTCGTGGCGGTCGATGATGGCTCCCGGGACCAGACCCCCGTGCTGTTGCAGCGCTACCGCCGGGAGTGGCCCGAGCTGCGGATCCTGCGCCTGCGTGCCAACTCCGGCCACCAGGCGGCAATCTCGGCCGGGCTGATGGGAGCCCGCGGCGACTGGGTCGTCACCCTCGACGCCGACCTGCAGGACCCACCCGAGGTGATCGCGCAGATGCTTGCCCTGGCGCGCGCGGAGAGCGTCGACGTCGTCTACGGCGTGCGGACCGACCGGAGCAGTGACTCGGTCTTCAAGCGGCTCAGCGCCAAGGTGTTCTATGCCGGGATGCGCCGGGCCGGGGCGACGGACCTGCCGGACAACGCCGGTGACTACCGGTTGATGTCACGGGCCACCGTGGACGCCGTCAACGCCCTGCCCGAGCACCATCGGGTCCTGCGCCTGGTCATCCCGTCCCTGGGATTCCCCTCCGCGAGCGTCGGCTATGTCCGCGAGGTCCGGGCGGCCGGACGGTCGAAGTATCCGATCGCCAAGATGGTGCGGCTCTCGGTCGACAGCCTCACCGGCTTCTCCCTGACGCCGCTGCGCCTGGCGACCTGGTTCGGGCTCGGCGGCTTCCTCGCCGCCGTGGGGTTGTTGCTCTATGCGCTCGTGGCCAAGCTCACCGGCCTGACCGTCGCCGGTTGGACCTCGACCGTGGTCATCGTCGCTGCCGTCGGCGCCGTCCAGCTGCTCTGTCTGGGCATCATGGGCGAGTATGTCGGGCGCATCTACACCACCCTGCAGCGTCGCCCGACCTACTACGTCGCCCACGACTCGCTGACCGGGCAGGACTCCCGCACCGCCGCTGGCGGCGCCGTCAACCGGGCCGGCGAGCTGTCACGAACACCGACACCCCCGGCGCGCGACTGA
- the mgtE gene encoding magnesium transporter, translated as MPVDTLADLLGREMTPTALEEAAQLAAGLSDGDLVGLVERLPAARASVLLQTLDEGRALAVFASLDAPHQAVLVDALQESYAVGLFVAMDPDDQVSLLDELSPDLAEHFLAQLDPRARALTSLVRAYPRQSIGRRMSPEVVSVPMTDSVDEALARVRLRLQDAETVYTLPVVDEGRVLVGVLGLRRLLATDPDTPVAEIMRPVESAVVTEDAERTARRFLDRKLLGMPIVDADHRLVGIVTVDDALVITEEADSQDHARQGGTEALGRPYLSTAVGDLVRSRIVWLLVLAVSAALTVQVLEIFEATLTEVVVLALFIPLLTGTGGNTGNQAATTITRALALGDVTPRDISRVLLREARVGALLGALLGSLAFLVAGAVYGVQIGLVIGLTLLSVCTIAATVGGAMPIIAQKLRADPAVFSNPFISTFTDATGLVVYFLIARAVLQL; from the coding sequence ATGCCCGTGGACACGCTTGCCGACCTGCTCGGTCGCGAGATGACCCCGACCGCGCTCGAGGAGGCAGCTCAACTCGCCGCCGGTCTCAGCGACGGTGACCTCGTCGGCCTGGTCGAGCGTCTGCCTGCAGCCCGGGCCAGCGTGCTCCTCCAGACGCTGGACGAGGGACGAGCACTGGCGGTCTTCGCCTCCCTCGATGCGCCGCACCAGGCAGTCCTGGTCGACGCACTCCAGGAGAGCTATGCCGTCGGCCTCTTTGTCGCGATGGACCCCGACGACCAGGTCAGCCTGCTGGACGAGCTCTCCCCCGACCTGGCCGAACACTTCCTGGCCCAGCTCGATCCTCGCGCGCGTGCACTGACCTCGTTGGTGCGCGCCTATCCGCGCCAGTCCATCGGCCGGCGGATGTCGCCCGAGGTGGTGTCGGTGCCGATGACGGACAGCGTGGACGAGGCACTGGCCCGGGTCCGCCTGCGGCTCCAGGACGCCGAGACGGTCTACACCCTGCCGGTCGTGGACGAAGGCCGTGTCCTCGTCGGGGTCCTGGGACTGCGCAGGCTGCTGGCCACCGACCCGGACACCCCCGTGGCCGAGATCATGCGCCCGGTGGAGTCCGCCGTCGTCACCGAGGACGCCGAGCGCACCGCCCGCCGGTTCCTGGACCGCAAGCTCCTGGGGATGCCCATCGTCGACGCGGACCACCGCCTGGTGGGGATCGTCACGGTCGACGACGCCCTGGTGATCACCGAGGAGGCAGACTCGCAGGACCATGCCCGCCAGGGAGGCACCGAGGCCCTGGGCCGGCCCTACCTGTCGACAGCGGTGGGCGACCTGGTCCGCTCCAGGATCGTCTGGTTGCTGGTGCTGGCCGTCTCGGCCGCCCTGACCGTCCAGGTGCTGGAGATCTTCGAGGCCACGCTGACCGAGGTGGTCGTCCTCGCACTGTTCATCCCCCTGCTCACCGGCACCGGCGGCAACACGGGCAACCAGGCGGCGACTACCATCACCCGCGCCCTGGCCCTGGGCGACGTCACACCGCGCGACATCTCCCGCGTGCTGCTGCGTGAGGCCCGGGTCGGCGCGCTCCTGGGTGCCCTGCTGGGCTCCCTCGCGTTCCTGGTCGCCGGGGCCGTCTATGGCGTGCAGATCGGTCTGGTCATCGGCCTGACCCTGTTGTCGGTGTGCACCATCGCCGCGACGGTGGGTGGGGCGATGCCGATCATCGCCCAGAAGCTGCGGGCCGACCCGGCCGTCTTCTCCAACCCCTTCATCTCCACGTTCACGGATGCGACGGGGCTGGTCGTCTATTTCTTGATCGCCCGGGCGGTCCTCCAGCTCTAG
- the rsfS gene encoding ribosome silencing factor, whose translation MAATQRALDLARAAAHAAQDKLAEEVIGLDVSGQLALTDIFVIASAPNERQVASIVDAIEERLLELGAKTLRREGQREGRWVLMDFSDIVVHVMHTEDREFYDLERLWKDCPVVIAPEG comes from the coding sequence GTGGCTGCGACACAACGCGCCCTGGACCTAGCACGAGCCGCGGCCCATGCCGCGCAGGACAAGCTGGCCGAGGAGGTGATCGGCCTCGACGTCAGCGGTCAGCTGGCCCTCACCGACATCTTTGTCATCGCCTCCGCCCCCAACGAGCGCCAGGTCGCCTCGATCGTCGACGCGATCGAGGAGCGGCTGCTGGAGCTCGGCGCCAAGACGCTGCGCCGGGAGGGGCAGCGCGAGGGCCGGTGGGTGCTGATGGACTTCAGCGACATCGTGGTCCACGTGATGCACACCGAGGACCGCGAGTTCTATGACCTGGAGCGGTTGTGGAAGGACTGCCCGGTCGTCATCGCCCCTGAGGGCTGA
- a CDS encoding histidine phosphatase family protein, giving the protein MRTEPVRRLIVWRHGETEHNVGGIWQGQLDTDLSARGEQQAAAAAAALSGLGPTRIVSSDLRRAAHTARVLGEVTGLPMEYDERFREIHVGTWQGMTQGDVAAQYPDAVDALSRGEDIVRGDDGESVAHVEERVLAAAQELITDLPDDGALVVATHGVAGRALVAALIGLPQRQAWLSMGGLRNCHWAELAEHRTGWRMLTWNVGVTDSVISTSDR; this is encoded by the coding sequence GTGCGGACTGAGCCCGTGCGGCGGCTGATCGTCTGGCGGCACGGCGAGACCGAGCACAACGTCGGCGGCATCTGGCAGGGACAGCTCGACACCGACCTCTCCGCGCGGGGGGAGCAGCAGGCTGCCGCGGCAGCCGCTGCCCTGAGTGGGCTCGGCCCCACCCGCATCGTCTCCAGCGACCTGCGCCGCGCCGCGCACACGGCACGGGTCCTCGGTGAGGTCACCGGACTGCCGATGGAGTATGACGAACGCTTCCGGGAGATCCATGTCGGCACCTGGCAGGGGATGACCCAGGGCGACGTGGCGGCGCAGTATCCCGATGCCGTCGATGCCTTGTCCCGGGGCGAGGACATCGTGCGCGGCGACGATGGGGAGTCGGTAGCCCACGTGGAGGAGCGGGTGCTCGCCGCGGCCCAGGAGCTCATCACTGACCTGCCCGACGACGGTGCCCTCGTGGTCGCCACCCACGGGGTGGCTGGCCGGGCCCTGGTGGCAGCCTTGATCGGTCTGCCGCAGCGTCAGGCCTGGTTGTCCATGGGTGGGTTGCGCAACTGTCACTGGGCCGAGCTGGCCGAGCACCGGACCGGGTGGCGGATGCTCACCTGGAACGTCGGTGTGACCGACTCGGTGATCTCCACCAGCGACCGCTGA
- a CDS encoding DNA-3-methyladenine glycosylase I: protein MAIDAPLVVGDDGLARPTWASVDPMLRAYYDTEWGMPVRDERGVFERLSLEAFQSGLSWATILRKRPAFRAAFDDFDPDAVADYGEADVERLMADSGIVRNLAKIRATIGNAAATVRLREQGGLAEFVWSFQPATTPEPTSYEEIPTTSPESVALAKTLRREGFSFVGPTTMFALMEAIGIVDTHLMGSHRRGSSGVWPR from the coding sequence ATGGCGATCGATGCCCCGCTGGTCGTCGGGGACGACGGCCTAGCACGCCCCACCTGGGCCTCTGTCGACCCGATGCTGCGCGCCTACTACGACACCGAGTGGGGCATGCCCGTGCGCGACGAGCGGGGCGTCTTCGAGCGGTTGAGCCTGGAGGCCTTCCAGTCCGGCCTCTCCTGGGCCACGATCCTGCGCAAGCGGCCTGCCTTCCGCGCGGCGTTCGACGACTTCGACCCGGACGCCGTGGCGGACTATGGCGAGGCTGACGTCGAGCGGCTCATGGCCGACTCGGGCATCGTGCGCAACCTCGCCAAGATCCGGGCGACGATCGGCAACGCGGCCGCGACCGTGCGGCTGCGCGAGCAGGGTGGACTAGCTGAGTTCGTGTGGTCCTTCCAACCGGCCACCACCCCGGAGCCGACCTCCTACGAGGAGATCCCCACGACCTCGCCGGAGTCGGTGGCCCTGGCCAAGACTCTGCGTCGGGAGGGCTTCTCCTTCGTCGGGCCGACCACGATGTTCGCCCTCATGGAGGCCATTGGGATCGTGGACACCCACCTGATGGGCTCGCACCGCCGGGGCAGTTCGGGGGTCTGGCCGCGCTGA
- the nadD gene encoding nicotinate-nucleotide adenylyltransferase has product MRLGVMGGTFDPIHHGHLVAASEAAALLDLDEVVFVPTGQPYRKDDRRVSPAEHRYLMTVIATASNPRFTVSRVDIDRDGPTYTYDTLRDLRDQRPDDALFFITGADALAQILSWKDADKMFDLAHFVGVTRPGHELSNHGLPQDRVTLLNVPAMAISSTDCRERTQQGEPVWYLVPDGVVQYIGKYNLYKEQ; this is encoded by the coding sequence ATGCGCCTGGGCGTGATGGGTGGCACCTTCGATCCCATCCACCACGGCCACCTCGTGGCTGCCAGTGAGGCGGCCGCTCTCCTCGACCTCGACGAGGTCGTCTTCGTGCCGACCGGGCAGCCCTACCGCAAGGACGACCGCAGGGTCAGCCCGGCTGAGCACCGCTATCTCATGACGGTCATCGCGACCGCGTCCAACCCGCGCTTCACCGTCTCGCGTGTCGACATCGACCGCGACGGTCCGACATACACCTATGACACCCTGCGGGACCTGCGCGACCAACGACCGGACGACGCACTCTTCTTCATCACCGGCGCGGATGCCCTGGCCCAGATCCTGTCCTGGAAGGACGCGGACAAGATGTTCGACCTGGCGCACTTTGTGGGCGTCACCCGGCCAGGGCACGAGCTCAGCAACCACGGGCTGCCACAGGACCGGGTGACCCTGCTCAACGTCCCCGCGATGGCGATCAGCTCGACCGACTGCCGCGAGCGCACCCAGCAGGGCGAGCCGGTCTGGTATCTCGTGCCCGACGGCGTCGTGCAGTACATCGGCAAGTACAACCTCTACAAGGAGCAGTGA